A genomic region of Streptomyces sp. R33 contains the following coding sequences:
- a CDS encoding sugar ABC transporter substrate-binding protein, which produces MTRRAAAAARAGAVGLGLAVLAACSGAGATAGGSGARSINVLMVNNPQMVDLQKLTADHFTKATGIKVNFTALPENDVRDKISQDFASQAGQYDVATISNYETPIYAKNGWLSPLTARAEADPAFDQGDILPPIRQSLTASGEIYAEPFYGESSFLMYRKDVFAEKNLTMPANPTWTQVAELAAKADGARPGLKGICLRGLPGWGEVMAPLTTVVNTMGGTWFDKDWKPRLDSPEFAEAVTFYVDLVRAHGEAGAPQAGFTECLNEMEQGKVAMWYDATSAAGPLEDKASPVAGKVGYAPAPVERTKSSGWLYTWAWGLQKAGKHQDDAWKFVSWASSKEYENLVGEQLGWSRLPAGKRTSTYANPQYVASASAFADATKSALTTADPADPGVQPRPAPGIQFVGIPEFTDLGTEVSQQISSAIAGRTGVAEALKAGQTRAEAVAKKYAGN; this is translated from the coding sequence ATGACCAGAAGGGCAGCAGCCGCCGCCCGCGCGGGTGCCGTCGGACTCGGCCTCGCCGTACTCGCCGCGTGCTCCGGCGCAGGCGCGACCGCCGGCGGATCCGGGGCCCGTTCCATCAACGTGCTGATGGTCAACAACCCGCAGATGGTGGACCTCCAGAAGCTCACTGCCGACCACTTCACCAAGGCGACCGGCATCAAGGTCAACTTCACCGCGCTGCCCGAGAACGACGTACGGGACAAGATCAGCCAGGACTTCGCCAGCCAGGCCGGCCAGTACGACGTCGCCACCATCAGCAACTACGAGACCCCGATCTACGCCAAGAACGGCTGGCTCTCCCCGCTCACCGCCCGCGCCGAGGCCGACCCCGCCTTCGACCAGGGCGACATCCTGCCCCCGATCCGGCAGTCCCTCACCGCCTCCGGCGAGATCTACGCGGAACCGTTCTACGGCGAGTCCTCGTTCCTCATGTACCGCAAGGACGTCTTCGCCGAGAAGAACCTGACCATGCCCGCGAACCCCACCTGGACCCAGGTCGCCGAGCTGGCGGCGAAGGCCGACGGGGCCCGTCCCGGCCTGAAGGGGATCTGCCTGCGCGGTCTGCCGGGCTGGGGTGAGGTGATGGCCCCGCTGACGACTGTCGTGAACACCATGGGCGGCACCTGGTTCGACAAGGACTGGAAGCCGCGGCTCGACAGCCCCGAGTTCGCCGAGGCCGTCACGTTCTACGTCGACCTGGTCCGCGCACACGGCGAAGCCGGCGCCCCCCAGGCCGGGTTCACCGAGTGCCTCAACGAGATGGAACAGGGCAAGGTCGCCATGTGGTACGACGCGACCTCCGCCGCCGGCCCCTTGGAGGACAAGGCCTCCCCCGTGGCGGGCAAGGTCGGCTACGCGCCCGCCCCCGTCGAGCGGACGAAGAGCTCCGGCTGGCTCTACACCTGGGCCTGGGGCCTGCAGAAGGCCGGCAAACACCAGGACGACGCCTGGAAGTTCGTCTCCTGGGCGTCGAGCAAGGAGTACGAGAACCTCGTCGGCGAGCAGCTCGGCTGGTCCCGGCTCCCGGCCGGCAAGCGCACCTCCACGTACGCCAACCCGCAGTACGTGGCCTCCGCCTCCGCCTTCGCCGACGCCACCAAGTCCGCGCTGACCACTGCCGACCCCGCCGACCCCGGCGTCCAGCCGCGGCCCGCGCCGGGCATCCAGTTCGTCGGCATCCCCGAATTCACCGACCTCGGCACCGAGGTCTCCCAGCAGATCAGCTCCGCCATCGCGGGCCGTACCGGCGTCGCCGAAGCCCTCAAGGCCGGCCAGACCCGGGCCGAGGCCGTCGCCAAGAAGTACGCGGGCAACTGA
- a CDS encoding carbohydrate ABC transporter permease, with amino-acid sequence MTAPLTAEPPRTALRGALHRAGRPGRSHPRGTWARRAPLLPALVFLIAVTQLPFVATLVISFMRWNALAPDDRGFGGLANYRDALTDPALRSSLVTTVVLTSAVVLTSLLLGLGLALLLDRSFLGRGIVRTLLIAPFLVVPAASALLWKHALYNASYGLINASLTWIWSLFGSDAAPQPDWMSSLPLVAVEVSLIWQWTPFMMLILLAGLQSRPPDIVEAAHVDGAGSWQVFRHLTFPHLRRYLELAALLGSIYVVQNFDAVFTLTSGGLGTANLPYTVYQTFYQAHDYGQASAEGVLVVLCSMVIATFALRTVSSLFREEAL; translated from the coding sequence ATGACCGCCCCTCTGACAGCCGAACCCCCTCGCACCGCCCTGCGCGGGGCCCTGCACCGGGCCGGCCGCCCCGGCCGATCACACCCCCGCGGCACCTGGGCCCGGCGCGCCCCGCTGCTGCCGGCCCTGGTCTTCCTGATCGCGGTGACGCAGCTGCCGTTCGTCGCCACCCTGGTCATCTCGTTCATGCGCTGGAACGCCCTGGCGCCGGACGACCGCGGCTTCGGCGGCCTCGCCAACTACCGCGACGCCCTGACCGATCCCGCGCTGAGGTCCTCGCTCGTCACCACCGTCGTCCTCACCTCGGCGGTGGTGCTCACCAGCCTCCTCCTCGGCCTCGGGCTGGCGCTGCTCCTCGACCGGAGCTTCCTCGGCCGCGGCATCGTCCGCACCCTGCTCATCGCGCCCTTCCTCGTCGTCCCGGCCGCGTCCGCCCTGCTCTGGAAACACGCGCTCTACAACGCCTCGTACGGGCTGATCAACGCTTCGCTCACCTGGATCTGGAGCCTGTTCGGCAGCGACGCCGCCCCGCAGCCCGACTGGATGTCCAGCCTCCCGCTGGTCGCGGTGGAGGTGTCGCTGATCTGGCAGTGGACGCCGTTCATGATGCTGATCCTGCTCGCGGGGCTGCAGAGCCGGCCACCCGACATCGTCGAAGCCGCGCACGTGGACGGGGCCGGCAGCTGGCAGGTCTTCCGCCACCTCACGTTCCCGCACCTGCGCCGCTACCTGGAGCTGGCCGCCCTGCTCGGCAGCATCTACGTCGTCCAGAACTTCGACGCCGTCTTCACCCTCACCTCCGGCGGCCTCGGCACCGCCAACCTCCCCTACACCGTCTACCAGACCTTCTACCAGGCCCACGACTACGGCCAGGCCTCCGCCGAGGGCGTCCTCGTCGTCCTGTGCTCCATGGTCATCGCCACCTTCGCCCTGCGTACCGTCTCGTCCCTGTTCCGCGAGGAGGCGCTGTGA
- a CDS encoding carbohydrate ABC transporter permease, translating to MTALVRRSIGGLLAWLCGLLFFLPFGWMVLTSLHSEQDAATNPPGVGAALTLDGYREFFGASTGTSPWPPLINSATASVVSTLLVLALALPAACALSIRPVRKWTDVLFFFLSTKMLPVVAGLLPLYLIARNTGMLDNIWLLVILYTSMNLPIAVWMMRSFLAEVPKEILEAASIDGAGLPTTLVRIVAPVAAPGIAATALISFIFSWNELLFARVLTGVVAGTAPVFLTGFVTSQGLFLAKVCAAAVCISLPVLVAGFAAQDKLVQGLSLGAVK from the coding sequence GTGACCGCCCTCGTCCGCCGCAGCATCGGGGGCCTGCTGGCCTGGCTCTGCGGGCTGCTGTTCTTCCTCCCCTTCGGGTGGATGGTCCTCACCTCTCTGCACAGCGAGCAGGACGCCGCGACCAACCCGCCCGGCGTGGGCGCCGCGCTCACCCTGGACGGCTACCGGGAGTTCTTCGGGGCGAGTACGGGGACGAGCCCGTGGCCGCCGCTGATCAACTCGGCCACGGCGAGCGTCGTGTCGACCCTGCTGGTCCTGGCGCTGGCCCTGCCCGCCGCGTGCGCCCTGTCCATCAGGCCGGTCCGGAAGTGGACCGATGTGCTGTTCTTCTTCCTCTCGACGAAGATGCTCCCCGTCGTGGCCGGACTGCTGCCGCTGTACCTCATCGCCCGGAACACCGGGATGCTGGACAACATCTGGCTCCTGGTCATCCTCTACACCTCGATGAACCTGCCGATCGCCGTCTGGATGATGCGCTCCTTCCTGGCCGAGGTGCCCAAGGAGATCCTGGAGGCGGCCTCCATCGACGGCGCCGGGCTGCCGACCACCCTGGTGCGGATCGTGGCGCCCGTCGCCGCTCCCGGCATCGCCGCCACCGCGCTCATCTCGTTCATCTTCAGCTGGAACGAGCTTCTCTTCGCCCGCGTCCTGACCGGGGTCGTGGCCGGTACCGCACCCGTCTTCCTCACCGGGTTCGTCACCAGCCAGGGGCTCTTCCTGGCGAAGGTGTGCGCCGCCGCCGTGTGCATCTCGCTGCCGGTCCTCGTCGCCGGGTTCGCCGCCCAGGACAAGCTCGTCCAGGGCCTCTCCCTTGGAGCAGTCAAATGA
- a CDS encoding zinc-dependent alcohol dehydrogenase family protein, whose amino-acid sequence MKAAVISAPGVVTIETVDDPKPGAGEVVVQVAACGLCGTDLHILQGEFAPSLPLVPGHEFAGTVVAYGHGVTGLALGDRVAVDPSLYCNACHYCRIGRNNLCERYAAIGVTAPGAAAEFAVAPAANCVKLPDHVRPEDAALIEPLSCAVRGYDVLRAQLASSVLIYGSGTMGLMMLELAKRTGAVVVDIVDINPARLATARTLGCSHAADSPDEMDRPRGWDLVIDATGSERAIQDGLGRVARGGTYLQFGVADHAARATIEPYRIYNREITITGSMAVLHSYERAAELFGAGVLDPDVFISDRLPLTDYASALQRFRAGQGRKILVTP is encoded by the coding sequence ATGAAGGCAGCCGTCATCAGCGCCCCCGGCGTCGTGACGATCGAGACCGTCGACGACCCGAAGCCGGGGGCCGGGGAGGTGGTCGTCCAGGTCGCCGCGTGCGGCTTGTGCGGAACCGATCTGCACATCCTCCAGGGCGAGTTCGCACCCAGCCTGCCCCTCGTACCGGGCCACGAGTTCGCCGGTACCGTCGTCGCCTACGGCCACGGGGTGACCGGGCTGGCCCTCGGCGACCGGGTCGCGGTCGACCCGTCGCTGTACTGCAACGCCTGCCACTACTGCCGCATCGGGCGCAACAACCTGTGCGAGCGCTACGCGGCGATCGGTGTCACCGCCCCGGGAGCCGCGGCCGAGTTCGCCGTCGCGCCCGCGGCCAACTGCGTCAAACTGCCCGACCACGTCCGCCCCGAGGACGCCGCCCTGATCGAACCGCTGTCCTGCGCGGTACGCGGCTACGACGTCCTGCGCGCGCAACTCGCCAGCAGCGTCCTGATCTACGGCTCGGGCACGATGGGCCTGATGATGCTGGAGCTCGCCAAACGCACCGGCGCCGTCGTCGTCGACATCGTCGACATCAACCCCGCCCGCCTGGCGACCGCCCGCACCCTCGGCTGCTCCCACGCCGCCGACTCCCCGGACGAGATGGACCGGCCCCGCGGCTGGGACCTCGTCATCGACGCCACCGGCAGCGAACGGGCCATCCAGGACGGCCTCGGCCGGGTGGCCCGGGGCGGTACGTACCTCCAGTTCGGGGTGGCCGACCACGCCGCCCGCGCCACGATCGAGCCGTACCGCATCTACAACCGGGAGATCACCATCACCGGTTCGATGGCGGTCCTGCACAGCTACGAGCGGGCCGCCGAGCTCTTCGGCGCGGGCGTCCTCGACCCGGACGTGTTCATCAGCGACCGGCTGCCGCTCACCGACTACGCGTCCGCCCTCCAGCGGTTCCGGGCCGGGCAGGGCCGCAAGATCCTGGTGACCCCGTGA
- a CDS encoding carbohydrate kinase: MRAELAPPAPTLVIGEAITDILTREDGTRRARPGGSPANVALGLARLGHPVRLATRLGRDRPGRDLHAHLRGSGVVLTPGSFTDDPTSSATARLDAAGTAHYAFDITWELPPAALGSSAGPAPAHLHTGSIATALAPGADRVFTAVEAGRARATVSYDPNIRPALLAGADRERERAERFVALSDVVKAAEEDLGWLYPGRSPEETARRWAAGDGPALVVLTLGGSGARAFWREGRCDVPATPVEVADTVGAGDAFMAGLVSGLLHTGLLASAGPPDAARARTALREATACPHPDRRVAAALSLAARAAALTCTREGADPPTRDDFTPGAAGAPRR, from the coding sequence GTGAGGGCGGAACTCGCCCCGCCCGCCCCGACCCTCGTCATCGGCGAGGCGATCACCGACATCCTGACCCGTGAGGACGGGACCCGGCGCGCCCGGCCGGGCGGCAGCCCGGCCAACGTGGCCCTGGGTCTGGCCAGGCTGGGCCACCCCGTCCGGCTCGCCACCCGCCTCGGCCGCGACCGGCCGGGCCGCGACCTGCACGCCCACCTGCGCGGCAGCGGCGTGGTGCTCACCCCCGGGTCCTTCACCGACGACCCGACGTCGTCGGCCACCGCCCGCCTGGACGCCGCGGGCACCGCGCACTACGCGTTCGACATCACCTGGGAGCTGCCGCCCGCCGCGCTCGGCTCCTCGGCCGGCCCGGCACCGGCCCACCTCCACACCGGTTCGATCGCGACGGCCCTCGCGCCGGGCGCGGACCGGGTGTTCACCGCCGTCGAGGCCGGCCGGGCGCGCGCCACGGTCTCGTACGACCCGAACATCAGGCCCGCGCTGCTCGCGGGGGCCGACCGGGAGCGGGAGCGCGCCGAGCGGTTCGTCGCGCTGAGCGACGTGGTGAAGGCCGCCGAGGAGGACCTCGGCTGGCTCTACCCCGGGCGGTCCCCCGAGGAGACGGCCCGGCGCTGGGCGGCCGGCGACGGGCCGGCGCTGGTGGTGCTGACCCTGGGCGGTTCGGGTGCGCGGGCCTTCTGGCGCGAGGGCCGCTGCGATGTACCGGCAACTCCCGTCGAGGTGGCCGACACCGTGGGCGCGGGCGACGCCTTCATGGCGGGCCTGGTCAGCGGGCTGCTCCACACCGGCCTGCTGGCCTCGGCCGGCCCGCCCGACGCCGCGCGCGCCCGTACGGCGCTCCGCGAGGCCACGGCCTGCCCACACCCCGACCGGCGCGTGGCCGCGGCCCTCTCCCTGGCCGCCCGCGCGGCCGCGCTGACCTGCACCCGCGAGGGCGCGGACCCACCGACGCGCGATGACTTCACGCCGGGCGCGGCCGGGGCACCCCGGCGATAA
- a CDS encoding trans-aconitate 2-methyltransferase, whose product MGTGDGHGRYGETVFRPEQAGEDDRIDLGALAYDDMTMDRLRALGAGPGWNCLEVGAGTGTIARRLIEEAGVRNVLAVDRDVRFLSTRPPPGLDLLEADISGPEFDPGRRFQLVHARFVLMHLPSWRSLITRLAGLLAEDGVLVLGDAVDLTTRTAPPTPYTRVVQAMWQGLRDTIGTDISWVPDYPQHLRDAGLVSVAAEIRVPPLVPQSPISRFWAGTWDRARESIVATGLVDDATVDEAIRYLDSPDCAALSPGMLTAWGRSPAGRVR is encoded by the coding sequence ATGGGCACAGGTGACGGGCACGGCCGCTACGGCGAGACCGTGTTCCGGCCCGAACAGGCCGGCGAGGACGATCGCATCGACCTCGGGGCGCTCGCGTACGACGACATGACGATGGACCGCCTGCGGGCCCTGGGGGCCGGGCCGGGCTGGAACTGCCTCGAGGTGGGGGCCGGCACCGGCACGATCGCCCGGCGGCTGATCGAGGAGGCCGGGGTGCGGAACGTACTCGCGGTCGACCGCGACGTGCGTTTCCTCAGCACCCGTCCCCCGCCGGGGCTCGACCTCCTGGAGGCCGACATCAGCGGGCCGGAGTTCGACCCCGGCCGGCGTTTCCAGCTCGTCCACGCCCGCTTCGTCCTGATGCACCTGCCGTCGTGGCGGAGCCTGATCACCCGGCTCGCCGGCCTGCTGGCCGAGGACGGGGTGCTGGTCCTCGGCGACGCCGTCGACCTGACCACCCGTACCGCGCCGCCGACCCCCTACACCCGAGTCGTGCAGGCCATGTGGCAAGGGCTGCGGGACACCATCGGCACCGACATCTCGTGGGTCCCGGACTACCCGCAGCACCTGCGCGATGCGGGCCTCGTGTCCGTCGCCGCCGAGATACGGGTGCCACCCCTGGTTCCCCAGAGCCCCATCAGCCGCTTCTGGGCCGGGACATGGGACCGGGCCCGGGAGTCGATCGTGGCCACGGGACTCGTCGACGACGCGACGGTCGACGAGGCGATCCGGTATCTCGACTCCCCGGACTGCGCCGCGCTGTCCCCCGGAATGCTCACCGCCTGGGGCCGCAGCCCGGCCGGTCGCGTCAGGTGA
- a CDS encoding DUF2993 domain-containing protein produces MPLKSPYVPTTPKSRTVRTAPPRRRARRAVAVAVLAGTLLITADAVARQVGEERFADRIAARQGRSLASPEVTIEGAPFLLAAARGTYPEVRVKADARTGDGIPVKAAVDLHEVSEHAGRYAAESLDAAFTAPFASLGSRGDRSVRLSDAGDGRVRIEAGVVGMPLVITAELRLDAGAVTLSADSASLAGHPIDPAAPAIARALSERSREIPSLPMGLEPTAVSVGPGGVTVHARAPRTDLT; encoded by the coding sequence ATGCCCCTGAAGTCCCCGTACGTCCCGACCACCCCGAAGAGCCGGACCGTACGTACGGCTCCGCCACGACGGCGGGCCCGGCGCGCCGTCGCCGTGGCCGTGCTGGCGGGCACCCTGCTGATCACGGCCGACGCCGTGGCCCGCCAGGTGGGCGAGGAGAGGTTCGCCGACCGGATCGCCGCCCGCCAGGGCCGCAGCCTGGCGTCGCCGGAGGTCACCATCGAGGGCGCCCCCTTCCTGCTCGCCGCCGCCAGGGGCACGTACCCCGAGGTGCGCGTCAAGGCGGACGCCCGCACCGGCGACGGCATCCCGGTTAAGGCCGCGGTGGACCTCCACGAGGTGTCCGAGCACGCCGGCCGCTATGCGGCGGAGTCGTTGGACGCCGCGTTCACGGCCCCGTTCGCCTCGCTCGGCTCCCGCGGCGACCGCAGCGTCCGGCTCTCCGATGCGGGCGACGGCCGGGTGCGGATCGAGGCCGGCGTCGTGGGCATGCCGCTGGTCATCACGGCCGAACTCCGCCTCGACGCCGGGGCCGTCACCCTGAGCGCGGACAGCGCATCCCTGGCCGGCCACCCCATCGACCCGGCCGCCCCCGCCATCGCCAGGGCACTGTCGGAGCGCAGCCGGGAGATCCCGTCTCTCCCGATGGGCCTGGAGCCCACCGCCGTATCGGTGGGCCCCGGCGGGGTGACCGTGCACGCCCGCGCACCACGCACGGACCTCACCTGA
- a CDS encoding MMPL family transporter, producing the protein MFLALGRWCARRPRRILAVWAAVTLAVAAVVMLHGRVTSEAVVIPGSDSQAARDAADSFHGPVSGNQPLVLHTAPDGPVLTSAAAQQAVEAAAGDVARVDHVVSAAAPYGPSGRAAMSPDGHTAYISVGLDVTGRDITPQISEAVLAATGPARQAGIEVTAGGDLAAAADKGSTAHSELIGLAAAAVILFLGLRRVLAAGLPLLVGVVGLVISLSAIGLVGHVLDMPSAGATIAAMIGLGVGIDYTLFCLTRFRELLTEGHGVVDAAGYTTASAGKAAAFAGCAVAAALAGLALGGLPLLYALALAPAIAVLVAVLAALTLLPALLALLGHRLGRKADHRPAPAKPAAPAGEAETTGTVRAADPAGARWQRFAAHVAGRPWLYLLASLVLVGVLAAPAAGLTFGQLDAGDKAAGTSSRTAYEQLAQAFGPGVNGPLQVTETLPTAADGPADRRVATVTETLGQTPGVAAVSPARLGPDGRTVLWQVTPTTGPGDPATVALVDRLRGTALHGATAGTGAATHVGGPTAAQADLNARLAARMPAIIATVVLVAGLLLLLAFRAPVVAAKAAAMNLISVAASYGVLTAVFQWGWGAGLLGLDGPVPIPGYVPLLMFAVLFGLSMDYEVFLLSAVRASYLRHRDNTRAVVDGLAGTARIITSAAMIMVCVFLSYLLSEDPVVKMFGIGLATAVALDATVVRGLLVPTSMVLLGERNWWLPAGLDRILPRVDIEGTPTPPVRDLPPAVAPATVPPTASTAAPGPDRLPAP; encoded by the coding sequence ATGTTCCTTGCCCTGGGCCGCTGGTGTGCCCGCAGACCGAGACGGATCCTCGCCGTCTGGGCGGCCGTGACGCTCGCCGTCGCCGCCGTCGTGATGCTCCACGGCCGGGTCACCAGCGAGGCGGTGGTCATCCCCGGCAGCGACAGCCAGGCGGCCCGGGACGCCGCGGACTCCTTCCACGGGCCCGTCTCCGGCAACCAGCCGCTCGTCCTGCACACGGCTCCGGACGGGCCGGTGCTCACCTCCGCCGCCGCGCAGCAGGCGGTCGAGGCGGCGGCCGGGGACGTGGCCCGGGTGGACCACGTGGTGAGTGCCGCCGCGCCGTACGGGCCTTCGGGCCGGGCGGCCATGAGCCCGGACGGCCACACCGCCTACATATCGGTGGGGCTGGACGTGACCGGGCGCGACATCACCCCGCAGATCAGCGAGGCCGTACTGGCGGCCACCGGGCCCGCCCGGCAGGCCGGCATCGAGGTCACGGCCGGCGGTGACCTCGCGGCCGCCGCCGACAAGGGGTCCACCGCCCACAGCGAGCTGATCGGTCTCGCGGCGGCCGCGGTCATCCTGTTCCTCGGTCTGCGCAGGGTCCTCGCAGCCGGCCTTCCCCTGCTGGTCGGGGTGGTGGGGCTGGTGATCTCGCTCTCGGCGATCGGGCTGGTCGGGCACGTCCTCGACATGCCCTCGGCGGGCGCCACGATCGCGGCGATGATCGGCCTCGGTGTCGGCATCGACTACACCCTCTTCTGCCTGACGCGCTTCCGCGAGCTCCTGACCGAGGGGCACGGGGTGGTGGACGCCGCCGGGTACACCACGGCGAGCGCGGGCAAGGCCGCCGCCTTCGCCGGCTGCGCGGTGGCGGCCGCACTGGCGGGTCTGGCGCTCGGCGGGCTGCCGCTGCTGTACGCGCTGGCGCTCGCACCGGCCATCGCCGTACTCGTCGCGGTCCTCGCAGCCCTGACCCTGCTGCCGGCCCTGCTCGCGCTGCTCGGCCACCGGCTGGGCCGGAAGGCGGACCACCGGCCCGCCCCGGCGAAGCCCGCCGCCCCGGCCGGGGAGGCCGAAACGACCGGGACCGTCCGTGCGGCCGACCCCGCCGGCGCGCGCTGGCAGCGGTTCGCCGCACATGTGGCCGGCCGACCCTGGCTCTACCTGCTCGCGAGCCTGGTCCTGGTGGGCGTGCTGGCCGCGCCGGCCGCCGGGTTGACGTTCGGCCAGCTCGACGCGGGGGACAAGGCGGCCGGTACGTCGAGCCGTACCGCGTACGAGCAGCTGGCCCAGGCGTTCGGGCCGGGCGTGAACGGCCCCCTCCAGGTGACCGAGACCCTGCCCACGGCGGCCGACGGACCTGCCGACCGCCGTGTCGCGACGGTCACCGAAACCCTCGGGCAGACCCCCGGCGTGGCCGCCGTGAGCCCGGCCCGGCTCGGCCCGGACGGCCGTACCGTCCTCTGGCAGGTCACCCCCACCACCGGCCCCGGCGATCCGGCCACCGTCGCGCTCGTGGACCGGCTGCGGGGCACCGCCCTGCATGGGGCCACCGCCGGCACCGGGGCCGCCACCCACGTCGGCGGGCCGACGGCCGCGCAGGCCGACCTGAACGCGCGGCTCGCCGCCCGGATGCCGGCGATCATCGCCACCGTCGTGCTCGTCGCCGGCCTGCTGCTCCTCCTTGCCTTCCGCGCACCGGTGGTCGCGGCCAAGGCGGCTGCGATGAACCTGATCTCGGTCGCCGCCTCGTACGGCGTACTGACCGCCGTGTTCCAGTGGGGCTGGGGCGCGGGCCTGCTCGGCCTCGACGGCCCGGTGCCGATACCGGGATACGTCCCGCTGCTGATGTTCGCGGTGCTGTTCGGGCTCTCCATGGACTACGAGGTGTTCCTCCTGAGCGCCGTACGCGCGTCCTACCTCCGGCACCGGGACAACACGCGTGCGGTCGTCGACGGACTGGCCGGCACCGCCCGGATCATCACCTCGGCAGCGATGATCATGGTCTGTGTGTTCCTCAGCTACCTGCTCTCCGAGGACCCCGTGGTGAAGATGTTCGGCATCGGACTGGCCACGGCCGTGGCCCTGGACGCCACCGTCGTCCGCGGACTGCTCGTCCCGACCAGCATGGTGCTGCTCGGCGAGCGCAACTGGTGGCTCCCCGCCGGGCTCGACCGCATCCTCCCCCGGGTGGACATCGAGGGCACCCCGACACCCCCCGTACGCGACCTGCCCCCGGCCGTCGCCCCCGCCACGGTTCCGCCCACCGCATCCACCGCCGCGCCCGGCCCCGACCGGCTTCCCGCTCCCTGA
- a CDS encoding TetR/AcrR family transcriptional regulator, whose translation MARHPEQDTPDGRTERGRQTREKIAAALLALLDEGMTDFPADRVAQSAGVSRRSVFHHFDDMAQLVDTAITRRLEQLAEQIRPLPTEGPRAARVAALVEQRARILEWITPARLAMIRMDHPSERIRQVTEEAFADARRRMEAVLAEELDLLSGRRRTDLVHGLDAVTTWGAWHHWRSTGLDPEEARHAMEATVLSLLASADPPAAAPHRPA comes from the coding sequence GTGGCACGGCATCCCGAGCAGGACACCCCGGACGGACGGACCGAGCGCGGCCGGCAGACCCGCGAAAAGATCGCCGCTGCGCTGCTGGCGCTCCTCGACGAAGGCATGACGGACTTCCCCGCAGACCGGGTGGCCCAGTCCGCGGGGGTCTCACGGCGGTCCGTGTTCCACCATTTCGACGACATGGCCCAGCTCGTGGACACCGCCATCACCCGGCGGCTGGAACAACTCGCCGAGCAGATAAGGCCGTTGCCCACCGAGGGGCCGCGCGCCGCCCGCGTGGCGGCCCTGGTCGAACAGCGGGCGCGGATCCTCGAATGGATCACCCCGGCGCGGCTGGCGATGATCCGCATGGACCATCCCTCGGAGCGCATCCGTCAGGTGACCGAGGAGGCCTTCGCCGATGCCCGCCGGCGCATGGAGGCCGTACTGGCGGAGGAACTCGACCTGCTGTCGGGCCGGCGGCGTACGGACCTGGTCCACGGACTCGACGCGGTGACCACGTGGGGCGCCTGGCACCACTGGCGTTCCACCGGGCTCGACCCCGAGGAGGCGCGGCACGCCATGGAGGCCACCGTACTGAGCCTGCTCGCCTCGGCCGATCCGCCTGCGGCGGCGCCGCACCGGCCTGCGTGA
- a CDS encoding geranyl diphosphate 2-C-methyltransferase encodes MTNTELTMSPAATFIPSPATPYQGDIARYWDHEARPVNLRLGDVDGLYHHHYGLGDVDHAALGDTGDSAYEKKLIAELHRLESAQADVLLDHLGPIGQGDTLVDAGCGRGGSMVMAHQRFGCKVEGVTLSAKQADFANQRAGELGIGDSVRARVCNMLSTPFETGQAAASWNNESSMYVDLHDLFAEHSRILAVGGRYVTITGCWNPRYGQPSKWVSQINAHFECNIHSRRQYMRAMADNRLVPQAVIDLTPATLPYWELRATSSLVTGIEEAFINSYKDGSFQYVLIAADRV; translated from the coding sequence GTGACCAACACCGAGCTCACCATGTCCCCCGCCGCCACGTTCATCCCTTCCCCGGCGACGCCCTACCAGGGTGACATCGCCCGATACTGGGACCACGAGGCCCGGCCGGTGAACCTGCGTCTCGGCGACGTCGACGGTCTCTACCACCACCACTACGGCCTCGGTGACGTCGACCACGCAGCCCTCGGGGACACCGGCGACAGCGCGTACGAGAAGAAGCTGATCGCCGAGCTCCACCGGCTGGAGTCGGCGCAGGCCGACGTCCTGCTGGACCACCTCGGCCCCATCGGGCAGGGCGACACGCTCGTGGACGCAGGCTGCGGCCGCGGCGGATCGATGGTCATGGCCCACCAGCGGTTCGGATGCAAGGTCGAGGGCGTCACCCTCTCGGCCAAGCAGGCCGACTTCGCGAACCAGCGCGCCGGCGAACTCGGCATCGGGGACTCCGTCCGGGCCCGCGTCTGCAACATGCTCAGCACACCGTTCGAGACGGGCCAGGCCGCGGCCTCCTGGAACAACGAGTCGAGCATGTACGTCGACCTGCACGACCTGTTCGCCGAACACTCCCGGATCCTCGCCGTCGGCGGCCGGTACGTGACCATCACCGGCTGCTGGAACCCCCGTTACGGCCAGCCCTCGAAGTGGGTCTCCCAGATCAACGCGCACTTCGAGTGCAACATCCACTCGCGCCGGCAGTACATGCGGGCCATGGCCGACAACCGTCTCGTACCGCAGGCCGTCATCGACCTGACGCCCGCGACCCTGCCCTACTGGGAGCTGCGGGCCACGTCCTCCCTGGTCACCGGGATCGAAGAGGCGTTCATCAACTCGTACAAGGACGGCTCGTTCCAGTACGTCCTGATCGCGGCCGACCGCGTCTGA